Proteins from one Planctomyces sp. SH-PL62 genomic window:
- a CDS encoding YraN family protein codes for MNPILRALLSRVLGDRGERAAARRLKREGLRVLRRGYRTAHGEIDLVAREGDVLVFVEVKARRRGVPAEAVTLEKQRRLTLAALHFLKRYKLLEHRCRFDVVSVLWPDDDGEPIIEHYRNAFEAVGRGQMFR; via the coding sequence ATGAACCCGATCCTGCGCGCCTTGCTGAGCCGGGTCCTCGGCGATCGCGGCGAGCGCGCGGCGGCCCGTCGCCTGAAGCGCGAGGGCCTCCGCGTACTCCGTCGAGGTTATCGCACCGCGCACGGCGAGATCGACCTCGTCGCGCGCGAGGGGGACGTGCTCGTCTTCGTCGAGGTCAAGGCTCGACGCCGCGGCGTCCCCGCCGAGGCCGTGACGCTGGAGAAGCAACGTCGGCTGACCCTGGCCGCGCTCCATTTCCTCAAGCGTTACAAGCTCCTCGAACATCGCTGCCGGTTCGACGTCGTCTCCGTCCTCTGGCCCGACGACGACGGCGAGCCGATCATCGAGCATTATCGCAACGCCTTCGAGGCCGTCGGCCGCGGCCAGATGTTCCGCTGA
- a CDS encoding HAD-IA family hydrolase, whose amino-acid sequence MNNQLKWERIQGIVLDAVGTLIEPTPSVAVAYTQAAARQGVRLDVEEVRGRFKAAFRSDLVEGEAGFLSTDEQVERRRWREIVALVLPEVPDPVRAFDELWDHFGRPESWRAFPDAAPAVEAIREAGMKVCIGSNFDSRLHKVVAGLPELADAVEVIVVSSEVGYRKPHAAFFEAVCGRLGLPADRVLSVGDDLENDIQGAHRAGLAALFLSRDGDSGGLPSVAELTAVAALRAAEV is encoded by the coding sequence ATGAACAACCAACTGAAATGGGAACGTATCCAGGGTATCGTCCTGGACGCCGTCGGGACTTTAATCGAGCCGACTCCTTCCGTGGCCGTCGCCTACACCCAGGCCGCCGCCCGGCAAGGGGTCCGTCTCGACGTTGAGGAGGTCCGGGGGCGGTTCAAGGCCGCGTTCCGGAGCGATCTGGTCGAGGGCGAAGCTGGCTTTCTCTCCACCGACGAACAGGTGGAGCGTCGTCGCTGGCGCGAAATCGTGGCCCTGGTGCTTCCCGAAGTCCCCGATCCCGTCCGGGCGTTCGACGAACTCTGGGATCATTTCGGCCGGCCGGAATCCTGGCGGGCCTTTCCCGACGCGGCCCCGGCGGTCGAGGCGATCCGGGAGGCCGGGATGAAGGTCTGCATCGGCTCGAATTTCGACAGCCGGCTGCACAAGGTAGTCGCCGGGCTGCCGGAGTTGGCCGACGCCGTGGAGGTCATCGTGGTGTCGTCGGAAGTCGGCTACCGGAAGCCGCATGCGGCGTTCTTCGAGGCCGTCTGCGGGCGTCTGGGGCTCCCCGCGGATCGGGTCCTCTCGGTGGGGGACGACCTGGAGAACGACATCCAGGGGGCGCATCGGGCGGGGCTCGCGGCGCTCTTCCTGAGCCGCGACGGCGATTCCGGCGGGCTCCCCAGCGTCGCCGAATTAACGGCCGTGGCGGCCCTTCGTGCGGCGGAAGTCTGA
- a CDS encoding LpxI family protein: MPLLQETTRRGLGLGLGRIRRTPSRKPTEAPVIGLLAGSGRFPILFAEAARRQGFAVACVGIQYEASDELRDLCDTFDVVGVAKMGRMIRTFRRRGAREIVMAGKVTKNVIYTPMRWLHLCPDLRTVQWWHRRNRADNRDDSLLLSVIAEFERDDMTFASALDYAPELLVKEGLLTRRVPSPAEREDIQFGWVMAKEMGRLDVGQSVAVKEKATLAIEAIEGTDRCIERAGQLCRAGGWTLVKVAKPQQDMRFDVPTVGLVTIENLRKAGARVLAIEADRTIVVDQPDVVALADRYGIAIIAVRDGFTA, from the coding sequence GTGCCGTTGCTCCAGGAAACGACCCGTCGCGGCCTGGGATTGGGCCTCGGCCGCATCCGCCGGACCCCGAGCCGCAAGCCCACCGAGGCCCCGGTGATCGGGCTCCTGGCCGGCAGCGGCCGGTTCCCGATCCTCTTCGCCGAGGCCGCCCGCCGCCAGGGCTTCGCCGTCGCCTGCGTGGGCATCCAGTACGAGGCCTCCGACGAGCTGCGCGACCTCTGCGACACCTTCGACGTCGTCGGCGTCGCCAAGATGGGCCGGATGATCCGCACCTTCCGCCGCCGCGGAGCCCGCGAGATCGTCATGGCGGGCAAGGTCACCAAGAACGTGATCTACACCCCCATGCGCTGGCTCCACCTCTGCCCGGACCTGCGGACCGTCCAGTGGTGGCACCGCCGCAACCGGGCCGACAACCGCGACGACTCCCTGCTCCTCTCCGTCATCGCCGAATTCGAAAGGGATGATATGACCTTCGCCTCGGCCCTCGACTACGCCCCCGAACTGCTCGTCAAGGAAGGGCTGCTGACCCGCCGCGTCCCCTCCCCCGCCGAACGCGAGGACATCCAGTTCGGCTGGGTGATGGCCAAGGAGATGGGCCGCCTGGACGTCGGCCAGTCGGTCGCGGTCAAGGAGAAGGCGACCCTGGCCATCGAGGCCATCGAGGGGACCGACCGCTGCATCGAGCGCGCCGGACAGCTCTGCCGGGCCGGCGGCTGGACCCTGGTGAAGGTCGCCAAGCCCCAGCAGGACATGCGGTTCGACGTCCCCACCGTCGGCCTAGTCACCATTGAGAACCTCCGCAAGGCCGGTGCCCGCGTCCTGGCGATCGAGGCCGATCGCACCATCGTCGTCGACCAGCCCGACGTCGTGGCCCTCGCCGATCGCTACGGCATCGCCATCATCGCCGTCCGCGACGGCTTCACCGCCTGA
- a CDS encoding Gfo/Idh/MocA family protein — MGLRWGLLGCARICRRGLIPGIRASELGTLAALASRDGDQAKAWAAEFAIPRAYGSYEELIADPEIDAVYIPLPNELHKPWTLKAADAGKHVLCEKPLALDAGEAREMAEHCRARGVLLMEAFMWRHQPRTHAIRKLVDDGTIGDLRLVRCSFSFPIDPNDWRLDPERGGGPIWDIGTYGVNMARLFAKEEPTRIQAVGRLAASGVEMSVAAVLQFPNDVLAAVDCSFEQPFRCVYELVGTRGVIEVPDAFLPPASGPTAILRKTAAPSDVGAAGDRIETLTFPAVDQYAAMVDSFDRSVAAGTLEDPAQDGQAQMRVLDEICRAVQTG; from the coding sequence ATGGGTCTGCGATGGGGTTTGCTGGGCTGTGCGCGGATCTGCCGGCGGGGGCTGATCCCGGGAATCCGGGCGTCGGAGCTGGGGACGCTGGCCGCGCTGGCGAGTCGGGACGGAGATCAGGCGAAAGCCTGGGCGGCCGAGTTCGCCATCCCCAGGGCGTACGGGTCGTATGAGGAGCTGATCGCCGATCCCGAGATCGACGCGGTCTACATCCCCCTGCCCAACGAGCTGCACAAGCCCTGGACGCTCAAGGCGGCCGACGCCGGCAAGCACGTCCTCTGCGAGAAGCCCCTGGCGCTCGACGCGGGCGAAGCGCGGGAGATGGCCGAGCACTGCCGGGCTCGCGGCGTCCTGCTGATGGAAGCCTTCATGTGGCGGCATCAGCCCCGGACTCACGCGATCCGCAAGCTCGTGGACGACGGGACGATCGGCGACCTGCGGCTGGTCCGCTGCTCGTTCTCGTTCCCGATCGACCCGAACGATTGGCGGCTCGACCCCGAACGTGGCGGCGGGCCGATCTGGGACATCGGCACCTACGGCGTGAACATGGCGCGGCTGTTCGCGAAGGAGGAGCCGACGCGGATCCAGGCGGTCGGCCGACTGGCCGCGAGCGGGGTGGAAATGAGCGTCGCGGCCGTGTTGCAATTCCCGAACGACGTGCTGGCGGCCGTCGATTGCAGCTTCGAACAGCCGTTCCGCTGCGTGTACGAGCTGGTGGGGACGCGGGGCGTCATCGAGGTCCCCGACGCCTTCCTCCCCCCCGCCTCCGGCCCGACGGCCATCCTGCGGAAGACCGCCGCCCCCTCCGACGTCGGCGCGGCGGGCGACCGCATCGAGACGCTCACGTTCCCGGCCGTCGACCAGTACGCGGCGATGGTCGACTCGTTCGACCGCTCGGTCGCCGCCGGAACGCTCGAAGACCCGGCGCAGGACGGCCAGGCCCAGATGCGGGTGCTCGACGAGATCTGCCGCGCCGTGCAGACGGGCTGA
- a CDS encoding M56 family metallopeptidase, whose protein sequence is MDGEILDLSRLANAAAGGLVVLALGSLAARLCAQPVRRARLVVLTILGAAFLPLLAALPIVPRWSIGLLPSRAASEPGGREDDAPAVANRFGATVAGAPEPALGDFGRAKPATATFAAPHVAPGSASAGPSVARRGFVPPFATIAAGVYGAVAFGLGAWWLVGQVALWRIARRARPASLAVRKAFLECAGPEGDRVRLLMSDRIALPFTYTWLRPVILLPDSLCDDAEGRALRYALAHEWSHVARRDAWSWNLACLAGLVLFYQPLFWWLRRQLRLCQDYLADARAASAGTAEDYAAFLVHLARTHGAEPSRPAQGIGDRRSNLYRRVVMLVQDREPLEPRCRAGWSLAAAAVAAAVVLAASGFRLDAAAPAPEEPKAAQDAAKPPEAPKPAGETLSYKGIVKDKDDGKPIAGATVVVRRSIYRDGENRVVQETRHTTAADGTYAFTIPPEQSAERLLYIELDVEHPDYATRAGFGYSLSMIRKNERLGERPFFESVELRPAKPITGKVETPEGAPAEGVEVLAYSRTDKVGRDQFEYGSFARTKTAADGTFHLPITTPGDGVFWILPKAFAPEMHVLAEGKRGDLGAFRLKAGATLSGQALDEQGKPLPGLLLEARRERGSVADSDLLNRLMVSDAIQRTTETDAEGRFAFDPLPPGSYTLATTDVDTRGGRSESWVRREPPGVFDRKKVTIEDGKAPAPLELRAVPHVTVEGRWIDSEGRPKSGWGSFLFGRHGDGSWHVQTNPDAEGRFAVKAPRGLKEAQLDISTNEHASVRHRVGKDAPLAEGRSLQLGTLDHDVKDVEIVRYVAPVIVINATTKDGRQVEGFQAEVEYTGDGPQGERKVGLSGGRRKTEAIQDEQNDGRYRTSQMLPDREVVVTAKAEGFAPATRTLKLPEGRIEEVTLVLEPK, encoded by the coding sequence ATGGATGGAGAGATCCTCGACCTGAGCCGGTTGGCGAACGCGGCGGCCGGCGGGCTGGTCGTCCTGGCCCTGGGGAGCCTGGCGGCCCGGCTCTGCGCCCAGCCGGTGCGTCGCGCCCGGCTCGTGGTCCTGACGATTCTCGGCGCGGCGTTCCTCCCCCTCCTGGCCGCCCTGCCGATCGTCCCCCGATGGTCCATCGGGCTCCTGCCGTCGCGGGCCGCTTCCGAGCCGGGCGGGCGCGAGGACGACGCCCCGGCCGTGGCGAACCGATTCGGCGCGACGGTCGCGGGGGCGCCGGAGCCAGCCCTGGGCGACTTCGGGCGCGCGAAGCCCGCGACGGCGACGTTCGCGGCGCCCCATGTCGCTCCAGGGTCGGCTTCGGCGGGTCCGTCGGTTGCGCGCCGGGGCTTCGTCCCCCCGTTCGCGACGATCGCGGCGGGGGTTTACGGCGCCGTGGCGTTCGGGCTGGGGGCCTGGTGGTTGGTCGGTCAGGTCGCTCTCTGGCGGATCGCGCGGCGAGCGCGTCCGGCGTCGCTCGCGGTTCGCAAGGCGTTCCTCGAATGCGCGGGGCCGGAAGGGGATCGGGTCCGGCTCCTGATGAGCGATCGCATCGCCCTCCCCTTCACCTACACCTGGCTCCGGCCGGTGATCCTGCTCCCCGACTCGCTGTGCGACGACGCGGAGGGCCGGGCCTTGCGGTACGCCCTCGCGCACGAGTGGTCCCACGTCGCGAGGCGCGACGCCTGGAGCTGGAACCTCGCCTGCCTGGCGGGCCTGGTCCTGTTCTATCAACCCCTGTTCTGGTGGCTGAGGCGCCAGCTTCGGCTCTGCCAGGACTACCTCGCCGACGCCCGCGCCGCGTCGGCGGGGACGGCCGAAGACTACGCCGCGTTCCTCGTCCATCTCGCGCGGACCCACGGGGCCGAGCCCTCGCGGCCCGCCCAGGGGATCGGCGACCGTCGATCGAACCTGTATCGGAGAGTCGTCATGCTCGTGCAAGACCGCGAACCGCTGGAGCCGCGCTGTCGGGCGGGCTGGAGCCTGGCCGCCGCCGCCGTCGCCGCCGCCGTCGTCCTCGCCGCGTCGGGCTTCCGCCTCGACGCCGCCGCCCCCGCCCCCGAGGAGCCGAAGGCCGCGCAGGACGCCGCGAAGCCGCCCGAAGCTCCCAAACCGGCCGGCGAGACGCTGAGCTACAAGGGGATCGTCAAGGACAAGGACGACGGCAAGCCGATCGCCGGCGCCACGGTCGTCGTCCGGCGCTCGATCTATCGGGACGGCGAGAACCGGGTCGTGCAGGAGACCCGCCACACCACCGCCGCCGACGGGACGTACGCCTTCACGATCCCCCCGGAGCAGTCGGCCGAGCGCCTGCTCTACATCGAACTGGACGTCGAACATCCCGACTACGCCACCAGGGCCGGGTTCGGCTACTCCCTGTCCATGATCCGGAAGAACGAGAGGCTCGGCGAACGCCCCTTCTTCGAGTCCGTCGAGCTTCGCCCGGCGAAGCCGATCACCGGGAAGGTCGAGACGCCCGAGGGGGCGCCCGCGGAGGGGGTCGAGGTGCTGGCCTACTCGCGAACCGACAAGGTCGGCCGCGATCAGTTCGAGTACGGCTCGTTCGCCCGGACGAAGACGGCCGCCGACGGGACGTTCCACCTGCCGATCACCACCCCCGGCGACGGCGTCTTCTGGATTCTGCCGAAAGCCTTCGCCCCGGAGATGCACGTGCTCGCCGAGGGAAAGCGCGGGGACCTCGGGGCCTTTCGTCTGAAGGCGGGCGCCACGCTATCCGGCCAGGCCCTCGACGAGCAGGGCAAGCCGCTGCCGGGACTTCTCCTCGAGGCTCGGAGAGAGCGAGGAAGCGTGGCGGATTCGGACCTCCTGAACCGATTGATGGTCTCCGATGCGATCCAGAGGACGACCGAGACCGACGCCGAGGGGCGGTTCGCGTTCGACCCCCTCCCCCCGGGCTCGTACACCCTCGCGACCACGGACGTCGACACGCGGGGAGGCCGTTCGGAAAGCTGGGTCCGACGCGAGCCCCCCGGGGTCTTCGACCGGAAGAAGGTCACGATCGAGGACGGGAAGGCCCCGGCCCCGCTGGAACTGCGAGCGGTGCCCCACGTCACGGTCGAGGGCCGTTGGATCGACTCCGAGGGGCGGCCCAAGTCGGGCTGGGGGAGCTTCCTCTTCGGGCGTCACGGCGACGGGTCGTGGCACGTCCAGACCAACCCGGACGCCGAGGGCCGCTTCGCCGTCAAGGCCCCCCGGGGCTTGAAAGAGGCGCAGCTCGATATCTCCACGAACGAGCACGCCTCGGTGCGACATCGGGTGGGGAAGGACGCGCCGCTGGCCGAGGGCCGATCCCTGCAGCTCGGCACGCTCGACCACGACGTCAAGGACGTGGAGATCGTCCGCTACGTCGCGCCGGTCATCGTGATCAACGCCACGACGAAGGACGGCCGGCAGGTCGAGGGTTTCCAGGCCGAGGTGGAGTACACCGGCGACGGGCCGCAGGGTGAGCGGAAGGTGGGCCTGTCGGGGGGCCGGCGCAAGACGGAAGCGATCCAGGACGAGCAGAACGACGGCCGCTATCGCACGTCGCAGATGCTGCCCGATCGCGAGGTCGTCGTCACCGCGAAGGCCGAGGGCTTCGCGCCGGCTACCCGGACGCTCAAGCTCCCCGAAGGGCGGATCGAGGAGGTGACGCTCGTCCTGGAGCCGAAGTGA
- the tsaD gene encoding tRNA (adenosine(37)-N6)-threonylcarbamoyltransferase complex transferase subunit TsaD has translation MILLAIETTCDETGAAVLEGPATPGFVVPRILSSVVSSQIGLHQPFGGVVPEIASRAHVVQIVPMIDEALKRAGVGLKDVGAVAVATRPGLVGSLVVGLTAAKALALALDVPLIAVDHLEGHLYACQLAHPDLEVYPCVGLVVSGGHTSLYSCRGPLDCELLGGTIDDAAGEAFDKVASLLGLGYPGGPEIERAAKAGNARAFAFPRSFLRDPRLAFSFSGLKTAVLYALRGPNQERGAVEPTPEMTADLAASFQEAVVDVLVAKARQALEQTGMRRLGVGGGVAANGRFREKLGAAMERMGVETFIPPLSLCTDNAAMAGVALLKLAAGQTAELDVDVAAGLVRPKPPRPS, from the coding sequence GTGATCCTGCTGGCGATTGAGACGACTTGCGACGAGACCGGGGCGGCGGTCCTGGAAGGGCCGGCCACCCCGGGCTTCGTCGTCCCGCGAATCCTGTCGAGCGTGGTCTCCTCCCAGATCGGGCTGCACCAGCCGTTCGGCGGGGTCGTGCCTGAGATCGCGTCGCGCGCCCACGTCGTCCAGATCGTGCCGATGATCGACGAGGCCCTCAAGCGGGCGGGCGTCGGCCTGAAGGACGTCGGCGCGGTGGCCGTGGCGACCCGCCCCGGCCTGGTCGGCTCGCTGGTCGTCGGCCTGACGGCCGCGAAGGCCCTGGCCCTGGCGCTCGACGTCCCACTCATCGCCGTCGACCACCTGGAAGGGCACCTCTACGCCTGCCAGCTCGCCCATCCCGACCTCGAGGTCTACCCGTGCGTCGGGCTGGTGGTCTCCGGGGGCCACACGAGCCTCTACTCCTGCCGGGGCCCGCTCGATTGCGAGCTGCTGGGGGGGACGATCGACGACGCGGCCGGCGAGGCGTTCGACAAGGTCGCCAGCCTGCTCGGCCTGGGTTATCCCGGCGGGCCGGAGATCGAGCGCGCGGCGAAGGCCGGGAACGCCAGGGCGTTCGCCTTCCCCCGGTCGTTCCTCCGCGACCCCCGGCTGGCGTTCAGCTTCTCGGGGCTCAAGACGGCCGTCCTGTACGCCCTCCGGGGGCCGAACCAGGAGCGCGGGGCCGTCGAGCCGACGCCCGAGATGACGGCCGATCTCGCCGCCAGCTTCCAGGAAGCCGTGGTCGACGTCCTGGTCGCCAAGGCCCGACAGGCCCTGGAACAGACCGGCATGAGGCGGCTGGGCGTCGGGGGCGGCGTGGCCGCGAACGGTCGCTTTCGCGAGAAACTGGGCGCGGCGATGGAGCGGATGGGGGTCGAGACCTTCATTCCCCCCCTCTCGCTCTGCACCGACAACGCGGCGATGGCCGGGGTGGCCCTGCTCAAGCTGGCCGCCGGACAGACCGCCGAGCTCGACGTGGACGTCGCCGCCGGCCTCGTCCGTCCCAAACCGCCGCGACCGTCCTGA
- a CDS encoding FHA domain-containing protein, which produces MKESPIDLFRGACGMASPWVLRCQEAGREEEMEARLRLALPYVLIGREVNTGLRLTDDAVSRRHAFLQLVDGRPRVFDLASRAGVVWEGARAAEAEGLAPGLGIKIGPYRLSWGVDDPGSATPPVVSGPPPSAALVLPIRVKGKEAFWRIEEDLVIVGRSGDCGLVLTDESVSRHHAAFIRTRLGVWVVDLESREGVIVSGARVRWSWLDEGDTIRIGRLTFGFRYLKPPSEIVRSQVPLESGAFDAALAGPARRSISASRRSRSGRELRVRESHLPAATGGESGSMANVPEVLPPQTGEEASLDVWRRQMEMMESFQDDMMLMARTFFAMHQEQAASVRDELARLEALSAELETLKTRLDRKREEPDETPAPRRAAKTVAAESPPVAARTKARPRTEVETKSDDRPGEERPQHGDPTQLHTALTHRISRLQRERQGCWRRILERIQS; this is translated from the coding sequence ATGAAGGAATCTCCGATCGATCTGTTCCGCGGGGCCTGCGGCATGGCGTCCCCCTGGGTCCTGCGATGCCAGGAGGCCGGGCGAGAGGAGGAGATGGAGGCGCGGTTGCGGCTCGCGTTGCCGTACGTCCTGATCGGCCGGGAGGTGAACACGGGCCTTCGGCTCACCGACGACGCGGTCAGCCGCCGTCACGCCTTCCTTCAACTGGTCGACGGTCGGCCGCGGGTGTTCGACCTGGCGAGTCGGGCGGGCGTCGTCTGGGAAGGCGCCCGCGCGGCGGAGGCGGAGGGATTGGCGCCGGGGCTGGGGATCAAGATCGGTCCTTACCGCCTGAGTTGGGGCGTCGATGATCCGGGGTCCGCGACGCCTCCGGTGGTCTCGGGGCCGCCGCCGTCGGCGGCGCTCGTGCTTCCGATTCGGGTGAAGGGGAAGGAAGCGTTCTGGCGGATCGAGGAAGACCTCGTGATCGTCGGGCGTTCCGGCGACTGCGGGCTCGTGCTCACCGACGAGAGCGTCTCGCGGCACCACGCGGCCTTCATCCGGACGCGGCTGGGCGTCTGGGTCGTGGATCTGGAGTCGAGGGAAGGGGTGATCGTCTCCGGCGCCCGGGTCCGATGGTCGTGGCTCGACGAGGGCGACACGATCCGGATCGGCCGCCTCACCTTCGGCTTTCGCTACCTGAAGCCCCCCTCGGAGATCGTGCGCAGCCAGGTCCCGCTCGAATCGGGCGCCTTCGACGCGGCCCTGGCGGGGCCCGCGCGGAGGTCGATCTCGGCCTCGCGACGATCCCGCTCCGGGCGGGAGTTGAGGGTCCGCGAGAGCCACCTCCCCGCCGCGACGGGGGGGGAATCGGGTTCAATGGCGAACGTCCCGGAGGTTCTCCCGCCCCAGACCGGGGAGGAAGCCTCCCTGGACGTGTGGCGCCGGCAGATGGAGATGATGGAGTCGTTCCAGGACGACATGATGCTGATGGCTCGCACCTTCTTCGCGATGCACCAGGAACAGGCCGCCTCGGTCCGGGACGAGCTGGCCAGGCTCGAAGCCCTCAGCGCCGAGCTGGAGACGCTGAAGACCCGGCTCGATCGGAAACGCGAGGAGCCGGACGAAACCCCGGCCCCGCGACGAGCCGCCAAGACCGTCGCGGCCGAATCGCCGCCGGTCGCGGCCAGGACCAAGGCCAGGCCCAGGACCGAGGTCGAAACCAAGTCGGACGACCGTCCCGGCGAGGAACGCCCGCAACACGGCGATCCGACGCAGCTGCACACCGCGCTCACCCACCGGATCTCTCGCCTCCAGCGCGAGCGCCAGGGCTGCTGGCGGCGCATCCTCGAGCGGATCCAATCCTAG
- a CDS encoding BlaI/MecI/CopY family transcriptional regulator, producing the protein MSETDPSPRELDVLKALWELGSGSVREVHQRMCPDGELAFNTIQTLLRIMETKGLVRHRADGRTFVYEPTYSRDRVTSRLLHRTFDGALDQVVLSLLQVKDASESELRELERLIAAARKRKAAEGEPGSKGG; encoded by the coding sequence ATGTCGGAGACGGACCCGAGTCCGAGGGAGTTGGATGTGCTGAAGGCGCTCTGGGAGCTGGGCTCCGGGAGCGTTCGGGAGGTGCATCAGAGGATGTGTCCCGACGGCGAGCTGGCGTTCAACACGATCCAGACGCTCTTGCGGATCATGGAGACGAAGGGGCTGGTGCGGCATCGGGCCGACGGGCGGACGTTCGTCTATGAGCCGACGTACTCGCGCGATCGGGTGACCTCGCGGTTGCTGCACCGGACGTTCGACGGGGCGCTGGATCAGGTCGTCCTCAGCCTGTTGCAGGTGAAGGATGCGAGCGAGTCGGAGCTTCGCGAGTTGGAGCGGCTGATCGCGGCGGCGAGGAAGCGCAAGGCGGCGGAAGGGGAACCCGGATCGAAGGGGGGTTGA
- the lpxD gene encoding UDP-3-O-(3-hydroxymyristoyl)glucosamine N-acyltransferase, giving the protein MVATVEQLAALVCGRLVGDGNVPIRSARTVDEAGPGDITFIENERYAKLLRTSPASAAIVGPHFRAKRPPVKEHLAVIEVDDPIAAFIAVRTHLRGESKARWVGVHPQAWVAPTAEVGPEVAIYPFAYIGDQAVVGEGSTIHPGAVIGDRARIGRDCVIHPNVVLYPDVVLEDRVEVHSGTVLGADGFGYRQVDGRHVKVPHTGRLEVASDVEIGANCTIDRATFEATRIGEGTKIDNLVMIGHNNQIGRHNLLCAQVGIAGSCKTGDYVVMAGQAGIKDKTTIGDGVVVGAQSGVHRNIPSGQQVLGSPAIPVREQRRLFQMIARLPDMHKQLRELTAQIEAVSALLPMKPHHDGTVGGFGDVDEAAEGDPTGF; this is encoded by the coding sequence GTGGTCGCAACGGTCGAACAACTCGCGGCCTTGGTCTGCGGACGCCTCGTGGGCGACGGCAACGTCCCCATCCGCTCGGCGAGGACCGTGGACGAGGCGGGCCCCGGCGATATCACGTTCATCGAGAACGAGCGCTACGCCAAGCTGCTGCGCACGTCGCCGGCCTCGGCCGCGATCGTCGGCCCCCATTTCCGGGCCAAGCGGCCTCCGGTGAAGGAACACCTGGCCGTGATCGAAGTCGACGACCCCATCGCCGCGTTCATCGCGGTCCGCACCCACCTCCGCGGCGAGAGCAAGGCCCGCTGGGTCGGCGTCCATCCCCAGGCGTGGGTGGCCCCCACGGCCGAGGTCGGCCCCGAGGTCGCCATCTACCCGTTCGCCTACATCGGCGACCAGGCGGTGGTCGGCGAGGGCTCGACGATCCACCCCGGGGCCGTGATCGGCGACCGGGCGCGGATCGGCCGCGACTGCGTCATCCACCCCAACGTCGTGCTCTATCCCGACGTCGTGCTGGAAGACCGGGTCGAGGTCCACTCCGGGACCGTCCTCGGGGCCGACGGCTTCGGCTATCGCCAGGTCGACGGCCGGCACGTGAAGGTCCCGCACACCGGCCGGCTCGAGGTCGCCTCCGACGTCGAGATCGGCGCCAACTGCACGATCGACCGGGCGACCTTCGAGGCCACCCGGATCGGCGAGGGGACCAAGATCGACAACCTGGTCATGATCGGCCACAACAACCAGATCGGCCGCCACAACCTGCTCTGCGCCCAGGTCGGCATCGCCGGGAGCTGCAAGACCGGCGACTACGTCGTCATGGCCGGGCAGGCCGGGATCAAGGACAAGACGACCATCGGCGACGGCGTGGTGGTCGGCGCCCAGTCGGGCGTCCACCGCAACATCCCCAGCGGCCAGCAGGTCCTCGGCTCCCCGGCCATCCCCGTCCGCGAGCAACGCCGGCTGTTCCAGATGATCGCCCGGCTTCCGGACATGCACAAGCAGCTCCGCGAGCTGACCGCCCAGATCGAGGCCGTCTCGGCGCTCCTGCCGATGAAGCCGCACCACGACGGGACCGTCGGCGGCTTCGGCGACGTCGACGAGGCGGCCGAAGGCGACCCGACCGGCTTCTGA